From a region of the Teredinibacter turnerae genome:
- a CDS encoding cadherin-like beta sandwich domain-containing protein gives MINGNSVALEKGKTATYEVNLAADTQTIDIQVSVSSEVDSAFYSFSNGDRTISSTEFIPGAAITLTVGDGTNRLAMTLVDATGENSLTYAVHLYRLSRDASLTGYVFYDNDDNSIALSPTFSSTHYDYTANVDYDTCFYYGQFYTGYADNTVTLNGDDIDNAEIFARYLEPGENIFDTHVKAAVGEREVIYSVGITREQPTETQLQANARLAQLTIDDTDMDFLCAQNVYSIAVNSDQPSLEITAKPEVDGIDMVIGDQDLTANEPITIPLADGDTLVQLVSTALNGSKTQTYSMYVYRRTTNMVSVSTAAELQQALQNAQPNDQIVVAPGTYAGEIATSGNSEAHFYSGRSGTPLNPIYLVAEDSNEDTVLRGNVTGAGTVFKLSGDNWRVSGLEISQGATGVHLASASNNRLSDLDIHDVAQAVRVDQGSDKNEISRCEFSAINGSSAPLVQVADAETSSAGSTRLTRNEFYTQGEQPALYLAAGADITLIEANRLQDLSTAASDEPVPLLLVHGNNTQLRFNSVYPVDTADARAPLRVENPGNAWGNNTWVYGNWLVATQTDLLLEAETATHLYATENLARAPLALEEDYRTAIYSGGSVEVDTFTPPQFQIVLADETGSCLDLEEVNEVNIVIINPCSDAQTQRWTWEMAADTFMYLRNLSEDDYAYMMPTTSFTASCTSIASATSVAYLSTKRYGYAQQWAPIQGANDEEYYLANRQNLNYGLTVAGGTYTPGTAAVVCPLSDSKRQTFLLREIE, from the coding sequence ATGATTAACGGTAATTCGGTAGCACTTGAAAAGGGAAAAACCGCAACATACGAAGTCAATTTAGCTGCAGACACACAAACCATAGACATTCAGGTAAGTGTGAGCAGCGAGGTCGACAGCGCGTTTTATAGCTTCAGCAACGGTGACCGAACAATCAGTTCAACGGAATTTATCCCCGGTGCTGCAATTACGCTTACGGTAGGTGACGGTACCAATCGGCTCGCTATGACTTTGGTTGATGCCACAGGCGAAAACAGCTTGACCTACGCAGTCCATCTCTATCGCCTATCCCGCGACGCGTCACTTACGGGCTACGTGTTTTACGACAACGACGACAATTCCATCGCGCTATCGCCAACATTCAGCAGCACACACTACGACTACACCGCAAATGTTGATTACGACACCTGTTTTTACTACGGACAATTTTATACCGGCTATGCGGATAACACAGTGACGCTAAATGGTGACGACATCGATAACGCAGAAATTTTTGCGCGTTATTTAGAACCGGGAGAAAATATTTTTGATACCCACGTAAAAGCGGCGGTGGGCGAGCGCGAGGTTATTTACAGCGTGGGGATTACACGCGAACAGCCTACCGAAACCCAATTGCAAGCCAACGCGCGTTTAGCACAGTTGACGATCGACGACACCGACATGGATTTTCTCTGTGCGCAGAATGTTTACAGCATTGCGGTTAATTCCGACCAACCCTCGCTGGAAATCACCGCCAAACCAGAAGTCGACGGTATTGATATGGTCATTGGCGATCAGGATTTAACGGCGAACGAGCCAATTACCATTCCCTTGGCCGACGGCGATACCCTGGTGCAACTTGTCAGTACCGCACTCAATGGCAGCAAAACACAAACTTACAGCATGTATGTTTACCGCCGCACTACCAACATGGTATCCGTAAGTACTGCCGCGGAATTGCAACAGGCCCTGCAAAACGCCCAACCCAATGATCAAATAGTGGTGGCTCCAGGCACTTATGCTGGGGAAATCGCTACCAGCGGCAATAGTGAGGCGCACTTCTATTCGGGCCGCTCAGGTACACCGCTCAACCCCATTTATTTGGTCGCGGAAGACAGTAATGAAGACACCGTACTTAGGGGGAACGTCACAGGTGCTGGAACCGTCTTCAAACTCAGCGGGGACAACTGGCGAGTATCCGGTCTGGAAATATCCCAGGGCGCGACTGGTGTGCACCTGGCGTCCGCCAGTAATAACCGGTTGAGCGATCTTGATATTCACGATGTGGCGCAGGCGGTACGAGTCGATCAGGGCAGCGACAAAAACGAGATCAGCCGCTGCGAATTTAGCGCAATCAACGGCAGCAGCGCCCCTTTGGTGCAGGTGGCGGATGCTGAAACGTCCAGCGCCGGGTCAACACGCCTAACGCGCAACGAGTTTTATACCCAGGGCGAACAGCCTGCGCTTTACCTGGCCGCCGGAGCGGACATTACTCTCATAGAAGCAAACCGATTGCAGGATTTATCCACAGCAGCCAGCGACGAACCGGTACCTCTGCTGCTCGTTCACGGCAACAATACACAGCTGCGATTCAACAGCGTCTACCCGGTGGACACGGCTGATGCCCGCGCGCCACTGCGCGTTGAAAACCCAGGCAATGCCTGGGGCAACAACACCTGGGTTTACGGCAACTGGCTGGTGGCGACCCAAACGGATTTATTACTGGAAGCGGAGACCGCCACACACCTTTACGCTACCGAGAACCTGGCCCGCGCCCCGCTCGCCTTGGAGGAAGACTACCGCACAGCAATCTACAGCGGCGGCAGTGTGGAAGTGGATACCTTTACACCGCCACAGTTTCAAATAGTACTGGCGGACGAGACAGGAAGTTGTCTTGATCTTGAAGAGGTCAACGAGGTGAATATTGTGATTATTAACCCATGCAGCGACGCACAAACGCAGCGCTGGACCTGGGAGATGGCCGCAGATACGTTTATGTACCTGCGCAACCTGAGCGAGGATGACTACGCCTACATGATGCCCACCACCAGCTTCACAGCAAGCTGCACATCAATTGCGAGTGCCACCAGCGTTGCCTACCTGTCCACCAAGCGGTATGGCTACGCCCAGCAATGGGCTCCAATCCAGGGTGCCAACGACGAGGAGTACTACCTGGCGAACCGTCAGAATCTGAATTACGGTTTAACTGTCGCGGGCGGCACTTACACACCAGGCACCGCTGCCGTAGTTTGCCCGCTCAGCGATAGCAAGCGACAGACGTTCCTATTGCGTGAGATTGAATAA
- a CDS encoding ADP-ribosylglycohydrolase family protein, giving the protein MMTTQPQTQLDRKQRYRGSLLGLATGDALGTTVEFQPRGSFEPITDMVGGGPFHLRPGQWTDDTSMALCLGHSLLEKRGFDADDQMQRYCAWRTHGYMSSNGRCFDIGMTVSGALSRYQRKGDPFAGSTNPSAAGNGSIMRLAPVAMFFSPDLTQVRHFAALSSRTTHGAEECVDACALFGEMLDLALCGASKEAILQPTFVPGAERLSAIQQGTYLSKSSDQLKGSGYVVESLEAALWCFATTDSFADAVLTAVNLGDDADTTAAVCGQLAGAYYGEAAIPDTWLAKLSHRSQITELADGLLQNNA; this is encoded by the coding sequence ATGATGACAACTCAACCACAGACACAGCTTGATCGAAAACAACGCTATCGCGGAAGTCTGCTTGGGCTGGCCACTGGTGACGCCCTAGGCACCACAGTGGAGTTTCAGCCGCGGGGAAGTTTTGAGCCGATAACCGATATGGTGGGTGGCGGGCCCTTTCATTTACGGCCAGGGCAGTGGACAGACGACACCAGTATGGCGTTATGCCTTGGCCATTCGCTGCTGGAAAAGCGCGGTTTTGATGCGGATGACCAGATGCAGCGTTACTGCGCTTGGCGCACTCATGGCTATATGAGCAGTAATGGGCGCTGTTTTGATATTGGAATGACAGTTTCCGGCGCGTTGAGTCGTTATCAGCGCAAGGGTGACCCGTTTGCTGGCTCGACTAATCCTTCTGCCGCAGGCAATGGTTCAATAATGCGACTCGCACCTGTCGCCATGTTTTTCAGCCCGGATTTAACCCAAGTCAGACATTTCGCCGCGTTGAGTTCACGCACAACCCACGGCGCAGAGGAATGTGTGGATGCGTGCGCGCTGTTTGGCGAGATGCTTGACCTCGCCTTGTGTGGTGCGAGCAAGGAGGCCATCTTACAGCCAACTTTCGTTCCGGGCGCCGAGCGGCTCAGCGCCATTCAGCAGGGCACCTACCTGAGTAAATCCAGCGATCAGCTTAAAGGTTCCGGCTATGTGGTGGAGAGCCTGGAGGCGGCGCTCTGGTGTTTCGCCACCACCGACTCCTTCGCCGATGCGGTGCTGACGGCGGTCAACCTTGGCGACGACGCGGATACCACCGCAGCGGTGTGCGGTCAATTGGCGGGCGCATATTATGGTGAGGCAGCGATTCCTGATACTTGGCTGGCGAAGCTCAGTCACCGCTCGCAAATTACTGAACTCGCCGATGGTTTACTGCAAAACAATGCCTGA
- a CDS encoding NAD(+)--dinitrogen-reductase ADP-D-ribosyltransferase has product MNKHSCDTLPAYARSALNRCNLPAIILGGITFQLHPKALRLDSMAYLHQPFFRSIAEFHNPQKRSDCFHDYMSSCFLLDNKDEAGFSDNSRVKRAKADYLRLLRGWLFNADGIEAAVLKYWVASRFGLLCQNHNGCLRDPHGRAFAQYQADFMRGLYNANALESQLDLLYSFCQYELVRRFPRRQHWHLYRGINHLTEFDVLAYGDDHEKVLLNNLNSFSASVDTAGIFGDRVLSVAVPSSKILYFPGLLPGVLQGEEEFLVLGGVYQVKHHR; this is encoded by the coding sequence GTGAACAAACATTCGTGCGACACATTACCTGCCTATGCGCGCAGCGCTCTGAATCGCTGTAATTTGCCTGCCATTATTCTCGGCGGCATCACTTTTCAGCTGCACCCCAAGGCCCTTCGGCTAGACAGCATGGCATACCTTCATCAGCCATTTTTTCGCTCCATCGCCGAGTTTCACAACCCGCAAAAACGCAGTGATTGCTTTCACGATTATATGAGTTCGTGCTTTTTGCTGGATAACAAAGACGAAGCAGGTTTTAGCGACAACAGCCGAGTAAAGCGCGCAAAAGCGGATTACCTGCGCCTGTTGCGCGGCTGGCTGTTTAATGCGGATGGGATTGAGGCAGCGGTATTAAAATATTGGGTCGCGTCGCGCTTTGGCCTGTTGTGCCAAAACCATAACGGTTGCCTGCGGGACCCACACGGGCGGGCCTTCGCTCAATATCAAGCGGATTTTATGCGCGGCCTGTACAACGCCAACGCGCTGGAATCACAGCTCGACCTGCTCTACAGCTTTTGCCAATACGAGTTGGTCAGACGCTTCCCCAGGCGTCAACACTGGCATCTCTATCGGGGCATTAATCACCTGACAGAATTTGATGTACTGGCGTATGGAGATGATCACGAAAAGGTGCTGCTCAACAACTTGAATTCATTTAGCGCCAGTGTGGACACCGCAGGAATATTCGGCGACCGAGTGCTCTCGGTGGCGGTACCCAGCAGTAAAATTTTGTATTTTCCCGGCTTATTGCCCGGTGTGCTGCAAGGGGAGGAAGAGTTTTTGGTACTCGGTGGTGTGTATCAGGTGAAACATCATCGCTGA
- a CDS encoding NADPH-dependent FMN reductase, with protein sequence MKVLFMAGSSRKESLNKKLARAASDLARSAGADVTFIDLADFPMPIYNGDLEDDSGLPENALALKKIFTEQDALFIATPEYNGSFPALLKNTLDWLSRSHYEGEPRMSAYSNKVVALAAASPGGFGGMRSLMALRLQMAHLNTLVISQQMALAKAGDAFDEEGSFKDDKKRAQLDALVKTLMATTRALAQDDTRA encoded by the coding sequence ATGAAAGTCCTGTTTATGGCTGGTAGCAGCCGCAAAGAATCGTTGAACAAAAAACTTGCACGCGCTGCGAGCGATCTAGCGCGCAGTGCCGGTGCGGATGTCACCTTTATCGATTTGGCGGATTTCCCAATGCCGATTTACAACGGCGATCTGGAAGACGACAGCGGCCTGCCGGAAAATGCTCTCGCATTAAAAAAAATATTTACCGAACAGGACGCACTATTTATTGCCACCCCTGAGTACAACGGCTCTTTTCCTGCGTTGTTAAAAAATACCCTGGATTGGTTGTCCCGCAGCCATTACGAGGGCGAACCGCGAATGTCCGCTTACAGTAACAAAGTGGTAGCCCTGGCAGCGGCGTCCCCGGGTGGTTTTGGCGGTATGCGCTCACTCATGGCATTGCGACTGCAAATGGCGCACTTGAACACCCTGGTTATTTCACAGCAAATGGCGCTGGCGAAAGCGGGGGATGCGTTTGATGAAGAGGGCAGTTTTAAGGACGATAAAAAACGGGCGCAGTTAGATGCCCTAGTGAAAACACTCATGGCCACAACACGGGCTCTGGCTCAGGATGACACTCGGGCATGA
- a CDS encoding pirin family protein: MIVKRAAEERGPSDLGWLQSQHTFSFGGYQDPAHMGFGPLRVINEDRVVPGAGFGTHPHKNMEIISYVLSGELAHKDSMGNGSRIVAGDVQVMSAGAGVTHSEFNASDSEFVHFLQIWIQPNAVDTEPGYQQLSFAPEDLRNKLIQVVGGDARAPLQIKQDASLAIGRLEPGVELGENLVPTRKYWLQVASGELRVNGELAKAGDGLAIAGEAALALAAITEAEILLFDLPA, encoded by the coding sequence ATGATTGTAAAGAGAGCAGCAGAAGAACGTGGCCCCAGTGATCTCGGCTGGCTGCAAAGCCAACACACGTTTTCATTTGGTGGGTATCAAGATCCTGCGCACATGGGGTTCGGCCCTTTGCGCGTGATAAATGAGGACCGCGTGGTTCCAGGTGCGGGATTTGGCACGCATCCACACAAAAACATGGAAATAATTTCTTATGTGTTGTCCGGTGAGCTGGCGCACAAAGATAGTATGGGCAATGGCTCGCGTATTGTCGCTGGCGACGTACAGGTAATGAGCGCCGGTGCGGGTGTGACTCATAGCGAATTTAATGCATCAGATAGTGAATTTGTGCATTTTTTGCAAATTTGGATTCAACCCAACGCCGTGGATACTGAACCTGGTTATCAACAATTGTCCTTCGCACCGGAAGATCTTCGCAATAAACTGATTCAGGTGGTGGGTGGCGATGCGCGCGCGCCCTTGCAGATTAAGCAGGATGCGTCGCTTGCAATCGGGCGGCTCGAGCCCGGCGTTGAATTGGGTGAAAACCTCGTACCAACGCGTAAATACTGGCTCCAGGTCGCAAGCGGTGAGCTTCGGGTGAACGGCGAATTGGCCAAGGCAGGTGATGGATTGGCCATCGCTGGCGAAGCTGCGCTGGCACTGGCGGCAATCACGGAAGCAGAAATTTTGTTGTTTGATCTCCCCGCGTAG